In Sphaeramia orbicularis chromosome 12, fSphaOr1.1, whole genome shotgun sequence, the following proteins share a genomic window:
- the prdm12a gene encoding PR domain zinc finger protein 12, which produces MGSVLPADALALKAGFKCPPGSRSLSDVITSDILHSFLYGRWRNVLGEHLAEERHSGGGSGSSPKTAFTAEVLAQSFVGEVQKLSSLVLPSEVIIAQSSIPGEGLGIFSKTWIKAGTEMGPFTGRVLSPEHVDLLKNNNLMWEVFNEDGTVRYFIDASQEDQRSWMTYIKCARNEQEQNLEVVQIGSSIFYKAVETIPPDQELLVWYGNTHNTFLGIPGVPGAEEEHQKKNRNDDSHSCESTSSSSPSSSTSTTTGRMRCVICHRGFNSRSNLRSHMRIHTLDKPFVCRFCNRRFSQSSTLRNHVRLHTGERPYKCHVCQSAYSQLAGLRAHQKSARHKPVAAGADVASQVSPPPPQMTTLSHQHQMPLVHHIPTMVL; this is translated from the exons ATGGGCTCCGTGCTACCTGCAGACGCTCTGGCTCTCAAGGCTGGATTTAAGTGTCCGCCCGGCAGCCGCTCGCTGTCGGACGTGATCACCTCGGACATCCTGCACAGTTTTCTGTACGGCAGGTGGAGGAACGTGCTGGGAGAACACCTGGCGGAGGAGCGGCACAGCGGCGGCGGCAGCGGCAGCAGCCCCAAGACCGCCTTCACCGCCGAGGTCCTGGCTCAGTCCTTCGTTGGAG AGGTGCAGAAGCTGTCCAGTCTGGTGCTGCCCAGTGAGGTGATCATCGCACAAAGCTCCATCCCCGGAGAAGGTCTGGGCATCTTCTCAAAAACCTGGATCAAAGCAGGGACCGAGATGGGCCCCTTCACGGGCAGAGTCCTGTCCCCCGAGCACGTGGACCTGCTCAAGAACAACAACCTCATGTGGGAG GTGTTCAATGAGGACGGCACTGTGCGCTACTTTATAGACGCCAGTCAGGAGGACCAGCGCAGCTGGATGACATACATCAAGTGCGCCCGCAACGAGCAGGAGCAAAACCTGGAGGTGGTGCAGATCGGCAGCAGTATCTTCTACAAAGCTGTGGAG ACAATCCCACCAGACCAAGAGCTTCTCGTGTGGTATGGAAACACACATAACACATTCCTGGGAATCCCGGGGGTCCCGGGCGCAGAGGAGGAACACCAGAAGAAGAACAGGAATG ATGACTCCCACTCATGTGAAAGCACCTCCTCATCCTCCCCATCCTCCTCCACCAGCACCACCACGGGCCGCATGCGCTGCGTCATCTGCCACCGTGGCTTCAACTCGCGCAGCAACCTGCGCTCTCACATGCGCATCCACACTCTGGACAAACCCTTCGTGTGCCGCTTCTGCAACCGCCGCTTCAGCCAGTCGTCCACGCTCCGGAATCACGTCCGCCTGCACACCGGTGAACGGCCCTACAAATGCCACGTATGCCAGAGCGCCTATTCGCAGCTGGCGGGCCTGAGGGCGCACCAGAAGAGCGCACGGCACAAGCCAGTGGCGGCCGGAGCCGACGTGGCCTCCCAGGTGTCTCCTCCACCCCCACAGATGACCACGCTGAGCCACCAGCACCAGATGCCCCTGGTGCACCACATCCCCACCATGGTACTATGA